A single genomic interval of Deinococcus apachensis DSM 19763 harbors:
- the pta gene encoding phosphate acetyltransferase, producing MKTLFVAPTRNGVGLSSTALGLTRALERQGLKVAFLKPIAQTHETAPDDSVHFARTLAHAVTPDPIPLAQAEEQLSLGQEEDLMEGVVALAREAAAGITGGADVLVAEGLALNERNVYAGALNASLARNLEADVVLVSSLAGVTPAALADELDIAAQAYRRSDDSGLAGYVLNFAPRELDFGGLMADLRAHSRTLARGELPLLGVIAQSPALTAPRTLDVARHLGAEVLNEGEATLRRVTSTVVTARSVPKMADLLASGALVVTPGDREDVVMAAALSHLSGVPLAGLLFTSGSAPEDTIEKLCRAALTSSLPVLRVATNSYNTASALSRMDPRVPHDDLERMERILDFIADRLDTFPLGARLRTPQPEGERRLPPSAFRYELIQKARAANKRIVLPEGDEPRTVRAAVRCIEKGIARPVLLAKPDRVRQVAEGQGLTLPDGLEIIDPDGVRANYVAPMVELRKSKGLTAPQAEAQLEDTVVLGTMMLALGEVDGLVSGAVHTTANTVRPALQLIKTAPGVGLVSSIFFMLLPEQVVVYGDAAINPNPNAKELADIAIQSADSARAFGIPPRIAMLSYSTGESGAGEDVEKVRVATGLVRERRPDLPVDGPLQYDAASVLSVGLQKAPGSPVAGRATVFIFPDLNTGNTTYKAVQRAAGVVAIGPMLQGLRKPVNDLSRGALVDDIVYTIALTAIQATQAQPGAPAAAG from the coding sequence ATGAAAACCCTCTTCGTCGCGCCCACCCGCAACGGTGTGGGCCTGAGCAGCACCGCGCTGGGCCTGACCCGTGCCTTAGAGAGGCAGGGCCTCAAGGTGGCCTTTCTCAAGCCCATCGCGCAGACGCACGAGACGGCGCCGGACGACTCGGTGCATTTCGCGCGCACGCTCGCACATGCGGTCACGCCCGACCCCATTCCCCTCGCGCAAGCCGAGGAGCAGCTCAGCCTGGGGCAGGAGGAGGACCTGATGGAGGGCGTGGTCGCCCTGGCACGGGAGGCGGCGGCCGGGATCACGGGCGGCGCGGACGTGCTCGTGGCCGAGGGCCTCGCGCTGAACGAGCGCAACGTGTACGCGGGGGCGCTGAACGCCAGCCTCGCGCGCAACCTGGAGGCGGACGTGGTCCTCGTCTCCAGCCTCGCCGGGGTGACGCCCGCCGCCCTGGCCGACGAGCTGGACATCGCCGCCCAGGCCTACCGCCGCTCGGACGACTCGGGACTGGCCGGGTACGTGCTGAACTTCGCCCCGCGCGAGCTGGACTTCGGCGGGCTGATGGCCGATCTGCGCGCCCACAGCCGCACTCTGGCGAGGGGTGAACTCCCCCTGCTGGGCGTGATCGCGCAATCCCCGGCCCTGACGGCGCCACGCACCCTCGACGTGGCCCGGCACCTGGGCGCCGAGGTGCTGAACGAGGGCGAGGCGACCCTGCGCCGGGTGACGAGTACCGTCGTCACCGCCCGCAGCGTGCCCAAGATGGCGGACCTCCTGGCCTCCGGCGCCCTCGTCGTGACGCCCGGCGACCGCGAGGACGTGGTGATGGCGGCGGCCCTCTCGCACCTCAGCGGCGTTCCGCTGGCGGGGCTGCTCTTCACCTCCGGCAGCGCCCCCGAGGACACCATCGAGAAGCTGTGCCGCGCCGCGCTGACGAGTTCACTGCCCGTGCTGCGGGTGGCGACGAACTCCTACAACACCGCCTCGGCCCTCTCGCGGATGGACCCCCGGGTGCCCCACGACGACCTGGAGCGGATGGAGCGCATCCTCGACTTCATCGCCGACCGGCTGGACACCTTCCCCCTGGGAGCGCGGCTCCGCACTCCCCAGCCCGAGGGCGAGCGCCGCCTGCCCCCCAGCGCCTTCCGTTACGAGCTGATTCAGAAGGCTCGCGCCGCGAACAAGCGCATCGTCCTTCCCGAGGGCGACGAGCCCCGCACGGTCAGGGCCGCCGTCCGCTGCATCGAGAAGGGCATCGCGCGTCCAGTCCTTCTCGCCAAACCGGACCGGGTGCGCCAGGTGGCCGAGGGGCAGGGCCTTACCCTCCCCGACGGGCTGGAGATCATCGACCCCGACGGCGTGCGGGCAAACTACGTCGCGCCGATGGTCGAACTTCGCAAGAGCAAGGGCCTGACGGCCCCGCAGGCCGAGGCTCAACTGGAGGACACCGTCGTGCTGGGCACCATGATGCTCGCGCTGGGCGAGGTGGACGGGTTGGTCTCAGGGGCCGTCCACACCACGGCGAACACCGTCCGGCCCGCCCTGCAACTCATCAAGACCGCTCCGGGCGTGGGGCTCGTCTCCTCCATCTTCTTCATGCTGCTGCCCGAGCAGGTCGTCGTGTACGGCGACGCGGCGATCAACCCCAACCCCAACGCCAAGGAACTCGCCGACATCGCCATCCAGTCGGCGGACAGTGCGAGGGCCTTCGGCATCCCGCCCCGGATCGCCATGCTGAGCTACTCGACGGGCGAGAGCGGCGCGGGCGAGGACGTGGAGAAGGTGCGGGTCGCCACCGGGCTCGTGCGCGAGCGCCGCCCCGACCTCCCGGTGGACGGGCCGCTGCAATACGACGCCGCCTCGGTCCTCAGCGTGGGCCTCCAGAAGGCGCCGGGCAGCCCGGTCGCGGGCCGAGCCACCGTCTTCATCTTCCCCGACCTGAACACCGGCAACACGACTTATAAGGCCGTGCAGCGTGCGGCGGGCGTGGTTGCCATCGGGCCGATGCTCCAGGGGCTGCGGAAGCCGGTGAACGACCTCTCGCGCGGGGCGCTGGTGGACGACATCGTGTACACGATCGCGCTGACGGCGATTCAGGCAACGCAGGCGCAGCCGGGGGCACCAGCAGCCGCAGGCTGA
- a CDS encoding LptF/LptG family permease — MPPVPITLIRYVLREVLRWYAAGVALFLILQLTDALSTTVGFLLSYDATLLQAAKAFLALSPTFLNRSLVLAVPFAVLLTFGRLQGDSELKAMFAGGVPPLRLVWPLAVPFVLIGLVAFVNAGYVAPGAPARWNQAWYGIFRTTPPPPARDNYTYAPPGALYYAGRVSNDRGGAVARLDGVLIERGGETITAQSGTWDTGKKTWTVRNAWVTRPGQDPRQVTAPLVFPQTDTLRPPPPPAEQVSTPELQARLASELGTPQEQRQDTFELTRRYVDPLTPVVFAFAAGALGLLLRSRAAGFAATVVFLVSFYVLWISMPQLARAGAMAPALAAWLPNLVFLLVAGLLAWRLR, encoded by the coding sequence ATGCCGCCCGTGCCCATCACGCTGATCCGCTACGTGCTGCGCGAGGTGCTGCGCTGGTACGCGGCGGGCGTGGCGCTCTTCCTGATCCTGCAACTCACCGACGCCCTGAGCACCACGGTGGGCTTCCTGCTGAGCTACGACGCCACGCTGCTCCAGGCCGCCAAGGCGTTTCTGGCGTTGTCCCCCACCTTCCTCAACCGGTCGTTGGTGCTGGCGGTGCCCTTCGCGGTGCTGCTCACCTTCGGTCGGCTTCAGGGGGACAGCGAACTCAAGGCGATGTTCGCCGGGGGGGTGCCGCCCCTGCGGCTGGTGTGGCCGCTGGCCGTGCCGTTCGTCCTGATCGGGCTGGTCGCCTTTGTCAACGCCGGATACGTGGCGCCCGGTGCGCCCGCCCGCTGGAATCAGGCCTGGTACGGGATCTTCAGGACGACGCCCCCCCCGCCCGCGCGGGACAACTACACCTATGCCCCGCCCGGCGCCCTGTACTACGCGGGCCGGGTGAGCAATGACCGGGGCGGGGCCGTGGCACGGCTCGACGGGGTGTTGATCGAGCGCGGCGGCGAGACGATCACGGCACAGTCGGGCACCTGGGACACGGGGAAGAAGACCTGGACCGTGCGCAACGCCTGGGTGACCCGCCCGGGCCAGGACCCCCGGCAGGTGACGGCCCCGCTGGTCTTTCCCCAGACCGACACCCTGCGGCCCCCACCGCCGCCCGCCGAGCAGGTCAGCACGCCCGAGTTGCAAGCGCGGCTGGCGAGCGAGCTGGGCACCCCTCAGGAGCAGCGGCAGGACACCTTCGAGCTGACCCGGCGCTATGTAGACCCCCTCACGCCCGTCGTGTTCGCCTTTGCAGCGGGAGCGCTCGGGCTGCTGCTGAGGAGCCGCGCGGCGGGCTTTGCGGCCACGGTGGTCTTTCTGGTGTCCTTTTACGTCCTGTGGATCAGCATGCCTCAGCTCGCTCGGGCAGGGGCGATGGCACCTGCGCTCGCCGCCTGGCTGCCCAACCTCGTGTTCCTGCTCGTCGCGGGCCTGCTCGCCTGGAGGCTGCGGTGA
- the ddrC gene encoding DNA damage response protein DdrC → MKNAPVTLEFGAQRLPASADGLLHAPTALSTLGVAMPEDWAAFARKHDLQSPERDFGIGPEATLDAAEFTRLAFTLHTPEARRWRKRAQTLLARALTGDVRLAAQIAERNADPEARRWLAARLESTDARRTLMSTVARHGGEGRVYGQLGSISNRSVLGTDSATIRRERGVRQTRDGLRSEELLRLAYLDTATARAIAERGAQGNAAILRLHEEVAQRERHLWESQARAG, encoded by the coding sequence ATGAAGAATGCTCCCGTGACCCTGGAATTCGGCGCCCAGCGCCTGCCCGCCAGTGCGGACGGGCTGCTGCACGCGCCCACCGCCCTCTCGACTCTCGGCGTGGCGATGCCCGAGGACTGGGCCGCTTTCGCCCGCAAACACGACCTGCAAAGCCCCGAGCGCGATTTCGGCATCGGGCCGGAGGCGACCCTCGACGCGGCCGAGTTCACCCGGCTGGCCTTCACGCTGCATACGCCGGAGGCCCGGCGCTGGCGCAAGCGTGCTCAGACGCTGCTCGCCCGCGCCCTGACGGGGGACGTGCGCCTGGCCGCACAGATCGCCGAGCGCAACGCCGACCCCGAGGCGCGGCGCTGGCTGGCCGCCCGGTTGGAAAGCACCGACGCCCGCCGCACCCTGATGAGCACCGTGGCCCGCCACGGCGGCGAGGGGCGGGTGTATGGTCAGCTCGGCTCCATCAGCAACCGCAGCGTGCTGGGCACCGACTCGGCCACCATTCGCCGCGAGCGCGGGGTGCGCCAGACCCGCGACGGCCTGCGGAGCGAGGAACTGCTGCGCCTGGCCTACCTCGACACCGCCACCGCCCGCGCCATCGCCGAGCGTGGCGCCCAGGGCAACGCCGCCATCCTCAGGCTCCACGAGGAGGTCGCTCAGCGCGAGCGGCACCTGTGGGAGAGCCAGGCCCGGGCGGGGTGA
- a CDS encoding SAM-dependent methyltransferase, whose protein sequence is MTTGAVWAAGLTAAALAAQQVRRPPTPTELRAAALDVLDAALPQRRTFDVQLWDGTVLPATVQPASARLVLNSEHSLGRMLGFPLDLSVGEAYLRGDFEIEGDISEVAGLTTAFDTPLTPARVARLLRDVQRLRSQAGPAPRPVQARLDGTPHSRERDQQAITYHYDLSNDFYRLWLDRRMVYSCGYFPAGTETLDQAQTAKLEHICRKLRLKPGERLLDIGCGWGGLAIYAAGQYGVEVLGVTLSEAQLREGRARVEAAGLGHLVRLELRDYRDVVAQEPGRFDKITSVGMAEHVGRANMPTYFHEAYKALRPGGLMMNHAIGASVQPPKFPKWVQALTAGGFVQKYVFPDGELLPLWETLRDAEGAGFEVRDVENLREHYARTLLCWSDNLEAHGEKARALVGEERFRLWRLYIAACVNGFRGGQLDLYQSLLAKPDEEGRVELPPSRADVYR, encoded by the coding sequence GTGACCACGGGGGCCGTCTGGGCCGCTGGACTCACCGCCGCCGCCCTGGCCGCCCAGCAGGTCCGGCGACCGCCCACCCCCACCGAACTGCGCGCGGCGGCACTGGACGTGCTGGACGCCGCCCTCCCCCAGCGGCGGACCTTTGACGTGCAGCTCTGGGACGGGACGGTTCTGCCCGCCACGGTGCAGCCCGCCTCGGCACGGCTGGTGCTGAACAGCGAGCACTCGCTGGGCCGGATGCTGGGCTTTCCCCTCGACCTCTCGGTGGGCGAGGCCTACCTGCGCGGCGACTTCGAGATCGAGGGGGACATCAGCGAGGTTGCCGGGCTCACCACCGCCTTCGACACGCCACTCACCCCGGCACGGGTCGCGCGCCTCCTGCGCGACGTGCAGAGGCTCCGCAGCCAGGCGGGACCCGCGCCGCGCCCGGTTCAGGCCCGGTTGGACGGCACGCCGCACAGCCGCGAGCGCGACCAGCAGGCGATCACGTACCACTACGACCTCTCCAACGACTTCTACAGGTTGTGGCTGGACCGGCGCATGGTGTACTCCTGCGGCTACTTCCCGGCGGGGACCGAGACCTTGGATCAGGCGCAGACGGCCAAGCTCGAACACATCTGCCGCAAGCTGCGCCTGAAGCCCGGCGAGCGGCTGCTCGACATTGGCTGTGGCTGGGGTGGCCTGGCGATCTACGCCGCGGGACAGTACGGGGTGGAGGTGCTGGGCGTGACCCTCTCGGAGGCGCAGCTCCGCGAGGGCCGCGCCCGGGTGGAGGCGGCGGGGCTGGGTCACCTCGTGCGGCTGGAATTGCGCGACTACCGCGACGTGGTGGCCCAGGAGCCGGGGCGTTTCGACAAGATCACCAGCGTCGGCATGGCCGAGCACGTGGGCCGGGCCAACATGCCCACCTATTTTCACGAGGCCTACAAGGCCCTGAGGCCCGGCGGCCTGATGATGAATCACGCCATCGGGGCGAGCGTGCAGCCGCCCAAATTCCCGAAGTGGGTGCAGGCGCTCACGGCGGGCGGCTTCGTGCAGAAGTACGTGTTCCCCGATGGCGAACTGCTGCCCCTGTGGGAAACCCTCCGGGACGCCGAGGGTGCAGGGTTCGAGGTGCGGGACGTGGAGAACCTGCGCGAACACTACGCCCGGACGCTGCTGTGCTGGTCGGACAACCTGGAGGCCCACGGGGAGAAGGCCCGCGCCCTGGTCGGCGAGGAGCGCTTCCGGCTGTGGCGCCTGTATATCGCCGCCTGCGTGAACGGTTTCCGGGGCGGCCAGCTCGACCTCTACCAGAGCCTCCTCGCCAAGCCCGACGAGGAGGGCCGGGTGGAGTTGCCGCCGAGCCGGGCGGATGTGTACCGCTGA
- a CDS encoding endonuclease III domain-containing protein — MTEPLFRLPEGERPLNSTRPEAERAELVRWMFDRLRAEYGERPIYARREAMHELISTILSQRTTHADEEAAYQELLTLGDWDAIIEAPTEAVAHAIRRSNYPESKAPRIQATLRAIREQRGGYDLDFLAEIPVGEAMKWLTNLPGVGLKTASLVLLFNFARPVFPVDTHVHRVNTRVGTIPRMGEQAAHRALLKLLPPDPPYLYEFHVNLLRHGQRVCIWTRPKCPVCVLRERCDAHAIYGNNVPSFGDKPGKG; from the coding sequence GTGACTGAGCCGCTGTTCAGGCTTCCCGAGGGGGAGCGTCCCCTGAACTCGACCCGCCCGGAGGCGGAGCGGGCCGAACTTGTGCGTTGGATGTTCGACCGGCTGCGGGCCGAGTACGGCGAGCGGCCCATCTACGCCCGCCGCGAGGCGATGCACGAGCTGATCAGCACCATCCTCTCCCAGCGCACGACCCACGCCGACGAGGAGGCCGCCTACCAGGAACTCCTGACGCTGGGTGACTGGGACGCGATCATCGAGGCGCCGACCGAGGCGGTGGCGCACGCGATCCGGCGCAGCAACTACCCGGAGAGCAAGGCGCCGCGCATCCAGGCTACCCTGCGCGCCATCCGCGAGCAGCGGGGCGGGTACGACCTCGACTTCCTAGCGGAAATCCCCGTTGGGGAGGCGATGAAGTGGCTGACTAATCTGCCAGGCGTGGGCCTCAAGACCGCCTCGCTGGTGCTACTGTTCAACTTCGCCCGTCCGGTCTTCCCGGTGGATACCCACGTTCACCGGGTCAACACCCGCGTCGGCACGATTCCGCGCATGGGCGAGCAGGCGGCGCACCGCGCGCTGCTTAAATTGCTGCCGCCCGACCCACCCTACCTGTACGAGTTCCACGTCAACCTGCTGCGGCACGGGCAGAGGGTCTGCATCTGGACTCGCCCGAAATGCCCGGTGTGCGTTCTGCGCGAACGGTGCGACGCGCACGCGATCTACGGGAACAACGTGCCGAGCTTCGGGGACAAGCCGGGGAAGGGGTAG
- the fmt gene encoding methionyl-tRNA formyltransferase translates to MSAPRVAFFGSPAFALPVLEAIRERFEVILVVAQPDKPVGRGLRLTPPPVAARAAELELPLAQPKKLRGNAPFEAKLRESGADVAVTCAYGKILPASLLAVPPHGFLNTHTSLLPAYRGAAPIQWALIRGEAVTGTTIMQTDVGMDTGPILLQEELPIAPEWTSIELADILSAQAARLIVEALSRLPHLTPIPQDESRATHAPMLVKEDGFVRWTDTAQAVVNRYRGVAAWPQTTAFLNGARLKLLGLSVTDGQGQAGEVLRVGPEGLIVACGEGAVRVATVQPEARKPQPAQVWAQGAGVTPGTRFDLWEPAPA, encoded by the coding sequence TTGAGTGCCCCCCGCGTCGCCTTTTTCGGCTCGCCCGCTTTCGCGCTGCCCGTGCTGGAGGCGATCCGCGAGAGATTCGAGGTCATCCTCGTCGTCGCGCAGCCGGACAAGCCGGTGGGGCGGGGACTCAGGCTCACGCCGCCCCCCGTCGCCGCCCGCGCCGCTGAACTGGAGTTGCCTCTCGCGCAACCGAAGAAACTTCGGGGCAACGCGCCCTTTGAGGCGAAGTTGCGCGAGAGCGGTGCGGATGTGGCTGTGACCTGCGCCTATGGCAAGATTCTGCCCGCCTCCCTGCTCGCCGTCCCGCCCCACGGCTTTCTGAACACGCACACCAGCCTGTTGCCCGCCTACCGGGGCGCGGCGCCGATCCAGTGGGCCTTAATCCGGGGCGAGGCGGTCACGGGCACGACCATCATGCAGACGGACGTGGGCATGGACACCGGGCCGATCCTGCTGCAAGAGGAATTGCCCATCGCCCCCGAGTGGACGAGCATCGAACTCGCCGACATCCTGAGCGCCCAGGCCGCGCGGCTGATCGTGGAGGCCCTGTCGCGGCTGCCCCACCTGACGCCGATTCCGCAGGACGAGTCCAGGGCGACCCATGCCCCCATGCTCGTGAAGGAGGACGGGTTCGTGCGCTGGACCGACACGGCGCAGGCGGTCGTGAACCGTTACCGGGGCGTAGCGGCCTGGCCGCAGACCACGGCCTTTCTAAACGGCGCCCGGCTCAAGCTCCTCGGCCTGAGCGTGACGGACGGTCAGGGTCAGGCTGGCGAGGTGCTGCGGGTGGGCCCGGAGGGGCTGATCGTCGCCTGCGGTGAGGGCGCCGTACGGGTGGCGACCGTGCAGCCCGAGGCCCGCAAACCCCAACCCGCGCAGGTCTGGGCACAGGGAGCGGGCGTCACCCCGGGCACCCGCTTCGACCTCTGGGAACCGGCCCCCGCCTGA
- the def gene encoding peptide deformylase, translated as MAEAPRIYPIRLYGDPVLRRKARAVQPTDLLTVPGHEPQTVREVANTMLETMFEARGVGLAAPQVGLPVRMFVAVEYEDDEEEQEGQDEPLKSRVLREFVMLNPVLTVIDKKKDRSYQEGCLSIPGIYEEGVSRARAVQVRYTDLDGQERTLEADDYLARVFQHEVDHLDGVFFLDRLPPQVTEDHRKELAAMQRQAKQFLQDLAVAEKARQERKG; from the coding sequence ATGGCCGAGGCCCCCCGCATTTACCCCATTCGCCTGTACGGCGACCCTGTGCTGCGCCGCAAGGCGCGGGCCGTGCAGCCCACCGACCTCCTCACCGTCCCCGGCCATGAGCCCCAGACGGTGCGTGAGGTGGCGAACACCATGCTGGAAACGATGTTCGAGGCGCGCGGCGTGGGCCTGGCGGCCCCACAGGTGGGCCTCCCCGTGCGGATGTTCGTCGCCGTCGAGTACGAGGACGACGAGGAGGAGCAGGAGGGCCAGGACGAGCCCCTCAAGTCCCGCGTGCTGCGCGAGTTCGTGATGCTCAACCCGGTCCTCACCGTCATCGACAAGAAGAAGGACCGGTCCTACCAGGAGGGCTGCCTCAGCATCCCCGGCATCTACGAGGAAGGCGTCTCGCGCGCCCGCGCCGTGCAGGTGCGCTACACCGATCTCGACGGGCAGGAGCGCACGCTGGAGGCCGACGACTACCTCGCCCGCGTCTTCCAACATGAGGTGGACCACCTCGACGGCGTGTTCTTCCTCGACCGCCTGCCGCCGCAGGTGACGGAGGACCACCGCAAGGAACTCGCCGCGATGCAGCGCCAGGCCAAGCAATTCCTGCAAGACCTCGCGGTTGCGGAAAAGGCCCGGCAGGAGCGCAAGGGTTGA
- a CDS encoding acetate kinase produces MWTLVVNCGSSSLKFALLSPDSGEVPLSGLAERLGSDLASVRVDRGGERVNVPLPGGSHPEAFGVLLGELDGLGLRNEVSAVGHRVVHGGERFSAPALITPEVLDAIRACVPLAPLHNPANLAGIEAAQEAFPGLPHVAVFDTAFHQTMPEVAYRYAVPTEWYMQHGVRRYGFHGTSHAYVAGEAAWMLGRDLSELNLITAHLGNGCSVTAVQGGRSVDTSMGLTPLEGVVMGTRSGDVDPGLHDYLARQAGLSLTQITAALNKESGLLGLSGLTNDMRELEEAASRGHEGARLAVEIFVYRLAKTIAGMVAPLGRLDGLVFTGGIGENSATVRGVTLARLGLLGFKVDEATNARAVRGQGGVITTADSVPALVVNTNEELMIARETARVLEGVQA; encoded by the coding sequence ATGTGGACGCTGGTGGTGAACTGCGGGTCGAGCAGCCTGAAATTCGCGCTGCTGAGCCCCGATTCGGGTGAGGTTCCCCTCTCGGGCCTGGCCGAGCGGCTGGGATCGGACCTCGCCTCGGTGCGGGTGGACCGGGGGGGCGAGCGGGTGAACGTGCCGCTCCCGGGCGGCAGCCACCCGGAGGCATTCGGGGTCTTGCTGGGCGAACTCGACGGCTTGGGGCTGCGAAATGAGGTCAGCGCCGTCGGGCACCGGGTCGTCCACGGGGGCGAGCGCTTCAGTGCCCCGGCCCTCATCACGCCGGAAGTGCTAGACGCCATCCGCGCCTGCGTGCCCCTCGCGCCGCTGCACAACCCCGCCAACCTCGCGGGTATTGAGGCGGCGCAGGAGGCGTTTCCGGGGCTGCCGCACGTCGCCGTTTTCGACACGGCTTTTCACCAGACCATGCCCGAGGTCGCCTACCGCTACGCCGTGCCGACCGAGTGGTACATGCAGCACGGCGTCCGGCGCTACGGCTTCCACGGCACCAGCCACGCCTACGTGGCGGGCGAGGCGGCATGGATGCTGGGGCGGGACCTTTCCGAGCTGAACCTCATCACGGCGCACCTGGGGAACGGGTGCAGCGTCACCGCCGTGCAGGGCGGGCGCAGCGTGGACACCAGCATGGGCCTCACCCCGCTGGAGGGGGTCGTCATGGGCACCCGCAGCGGCGACGTGGACCCCGGCCTGCACGACTATCTTGCCCGGCAGGCGGGGCTGAGCCTGACCCAGATCACGGCGGCGCTGAACAAGGAGAGCGGGCTGCTGGGCTTGTCGGGCCTGACGAACGACATGCGCGAGTTGGAGGAGGCCGCCAGTCGTGGACACGAGGGCGCCCGGCTTGCCGTGGAGATTTTCGTGTACCGTCTCGCCAAAACCATCGCTGGCATGGTCGCCCCGCTGGGCCGCCTGGACGGCCTGGTCTTCACAGGCGGCATCGGCGAGAACAGCGCCACGGTGCGGGGAGTGACCCTTGCCCGGCTCGGACTCCTCGGATTCAAGGTGGACGAGGCGACGAACGCGCGGGCGGTGCGCGGCCAGGGAGGCGTTATCACCACCGCTGACAGCGTCCCCGCCCTGGTGGTGAACACGAACGAGGAACTCATGATCGCCCGCGAGACGGCGCGGGTGCTGGAAGGAGTGCAGGCATGA
- a CDS encoding LptF/LptG family permease: MKRFERYVLTEILPPLVGALGIVIVLFLLALLEAVIAPLLAKGANPLLVARLVALNVPEALTQALPIALMFAALLALSRLAADSEIKAALASGVPASRLFRPVLLLAAGVALTSFALNELLVTRAKVQVQGVQREIVLDNPRVIGLGEQQGGQGLVLRDALNRAISVGQALPGGELRDLRIVTMQAGLPPREVITARRGRLRPGSNVLELEDGRRVTFQDARPVTVLTFQRGTLPVQDVQASFDGGDAALKPIYLPLRDLLAKTNVYRQQHVRSPGDFTALHRKFAEPLAALALAFFVVSLAVFAFRSGQNLGLVWALLLSFAYYATWSVFKVMGENGALPPVLAAYGPDLIAVLAGLGLLWWAGRR; the protein is encoded by the coding sequence ATGAAACGCTTCGAGCGGTACGTCCTCACCGAGATTCTGCCGCCGCTGGTGGGCGCGCTGGGGATCGTGATCGTGCTGTTCCTGCTGGCGCTGCTGGAGGCGGTCATTGCGCCGCTCCTCGCCAAGGGCGCCAATCCCCTGCTCGTCGCCCGGCTGGTCGCCCTCAACGTGCCCGAGGCGCTGACCCAAGCGCTTCCCATCGCGTTGATGTTCGCCGCGCTGCTCGCCCTCTCGCGCCTGGCCGCCGACTCCGAGATCAAGGCGGCGCTGGCGAGCGGGGTGCCCGCCTCGCGGCTCTTCCGGCCGGTGCTGCTCCTTGCCGCAGGGGTGGCCCTCACGTCCTTCGCCCTGAATGAATTGCTCGTCACCCGCGCCAAGGTGCAGGTGCAGGGGGTGCAGCGCGAGATCGTGCTCGACAACCCACGCGTGATCGGGCTGGGGGAGCAGCAGGGCGGGCAGGGCCTGGTGCTGCGCGACGCCCTGAACCGGGCGATCAGCGTGGGGCAGGCGCTTCCCGGTGGGGAGCTGCGCGACCTGCGGATCGTGACCATGCAGGCGGGCCTGCCCCCGCGCGAGGTCATCACTGCCCGCCGGGGCCGCCTGAGGCCCGGCAGCAATGTGCTGGAGCTGGAGGACGGGCGGCGCGTCACCTTTCAGGACGCCCGGCCCGTCACCGTCCTGACCTTCCAACGCGGCACCCTTCCCGTGCAGGACGTGCAGGCGAGCTTCGACGGTGGGGACGCGGCCCTGAAACCCATCTACCTGCCGCTGCGCGACCTGCTGGCCAAGACAAACGTCTACCGCCAGCAGCACGTGCGCTCGCCCGGCGACTTCACCGCCCTGCACCGCAAGTTCGCCGAGCCGCTCGCCGCGCTCGCCCTGGCCTTTTTCGTGGTCAGCCTCGCGGTGTTCGCCTTCCGCAGCGGGCAGAACCTGGGGCTGGTGTGGGCGCTCCTCCTGAGCTTCGCGTACTACGCCACCTGGAGCGTCTTCAAGGTGATGGGCGAGAACGGCGCCCTGCCTCCCGTCCTGGCCGCCTATGGGCCGGACCTGATTGCCGTGCTGGCTGGGCTCGGACTGCTGTGGTGGGCGGGAAGACGGTAG